In a single window of the Pseudodesulfovibrio profundus genome:
- a CDS encoding polysaccharide deacetylase family protein yields the protein MIVKSTISPLWLADTVQLESAISALAEIFRGAFSGTTVFFRADDVAVPGNNCRRMLEVFRKYRVPLHLAVTPAWITASRWAVLKEWAGDDDLWCWHQHGWRHVNHQHTGKKSEFGVSRRRADKRADIIKGRMRLESILGDDFHPVFTPPWNRFDSDTAEVLAELGFKAVSRSQSEKKKVPLPAGVRGTPVNVDLHTRSEEDPQEGLDALLEEFRQAVEFGRVGVMLHHQRMNDAAFHFLDKCLELVAQSPNLKPIHLDMGRVSVGQAIFDNYS from the coding sequence ATGATTGTCAAATCCACCATATCTCCTTTGTGGCTGGCCGACACGGTCCAGCTGGAATCCGCCATCAGCGCATTGGCGGAAATATTTCGTGGTGCCTTTTCGGGAACAACAGTCTTTTTCCGTGCAGACGATGTTGCTGTTCCCGGCAATAATTGTCGGCGCATGCTTGAGGTCTTTCGCAAGTACCGGGTGCCGCTGCATCTGGCTGTCACCCCGGCATGGATAACGGCTTCGCGCTGGGCCGTACTCAAGGAATGGGCCGGAGATGACGATCTGTGGTGCTGGCATCAGCATGGCTGGCGGCACGTCAACCACCAGCATACCGGCAAGAAGAGTGAGTTCGGTGTCAGTCGGCGACGAGCCGATAAGCGTGCGGACATCATCAAGGGCCGTATGCGGCTGGAGTCGATTCTCGGTGATGATTTTCATCCTGTGTTCACGCCCCCTTGGAATCGATTCGACTCCGACACCGCCGAAGTGCTGGCCGAACTGGGATTCAAGGCGGTCTCGCGTTCGCAGTCCGAAAAGAAAAAAGTACCCCTTCCCGCCGGTGTGCGCGGTACGCCCGTCAATGTGGATTTACACACACGGAGCGAGGAGGACCCGCAGGAAGGATTGGACGCGCTGCTTGAGGAGTTTCGGCAGGCAGTGGAGTTCGGGCGCGTGGGCGTCATGCTGCACCATCAGCGCATGAATGACGCAGCGTTTCATTTTCTGGACAAATGTCTGGAGTTGGTGGCTCAGTCACCCAACTTGAAACCCATCCATCTGGACATGGGAAGGGTTTCCGTGGGGCAGGCGATTTTTGATAATTATTCTTGA
- a CDS encoding ABC transporter permease has protein sequence MTAPGVDHNGVTRQPEERIKRLITLPFSKSLEISYKSLKVRFFRSMITVSSLVLAVAFLAFVLVNLDVAEGMLRSGGMDAARSLSMVGYDVDYAEGAVSMSAKERWIVILSMLVCTVGIINAQLMSVTERFSEIGVMKCLGALDSMILKLFLLEATMQGIAGAVTGAVLGSLISILTGVVRFGGSAITGLGMVDLLGSIGLATLAGCMLSLVGVLYPALLAARMEPINAIRAEH, from the coding sequence ATGACCGCGCCAGGCGTCGACCATAACGGCGTTACCCGCCAACCAGAGGAACGAATCAAGAGGCTGATCACATTGCCGTTCTCCAAATCACTGGAGATCAGCTACAAGAGCCTGAAGGTCCGTTTTTTCCGGTCCATGATCACGGTGTCGAGCCTGGTTTTGGCTGTTGCGTTCCTTGCGTTCGTGCTGGTCAACCTAGATGTGGCCGAGGGTATGTTGCGCAGCGGCGGAATGGATGCTGCCCGCTCTCTGAGCATGGTCGGGTACGATGTCGATTACGCCGAGGGAGCTGTGTCGATGTCGGCCAAGGAGCGATGGATTGTCATATTGTCCATGCTGGTCTGCACTGTTGGCATCATCAACGCGCAGCTCATGTCGGTCACCGAGCGGTTTTCCGAAATCGGTGTCATGAAATGCCTCGGCGCTTTGGACTCCATGATCCTCAAGTTGTTTTTGCTTGAGGCTACCATGCAGGGGATTGCCGGAGCCGTGACCGGTGCCGTGCTGGGAAGCCTGATATCCATTTTGACGGGAGTGGTCCGCTTTGGCGGTTCGGCTATTACCGGATTGGGAATGGTCGATCTGCTCGGGTCCATAGGACTCGCCACTCTTGCGGGGTGTATGCTCAGTCTCGTGGGCGTTTTATACCCGGCGTTGCTGGCGGCGCGCATGGAACCGATCAACGCCATCCGGGCAGAGCACTAG
- a CDS encoding ABC transporter ATP-binding protein: MTEEKRTIVRVIGVKKTFVMGKQKLEALKGVDLEVYAGEYISIMGPSGSGKSTLFNMIGGLDKPTDGKVFIDEVDISQLDAYELAWLRNRKIGYIFQTFNLIPVMTALENVTLPMTFAGMNADDAQEKGIELLKLVGLGERFQHKPLELSGGQQQRVAVARSLANDPSIILADEPTGNLDLTTGGEIIELLQMLSSERGVTVISATHDYKMLNVSDRVVWVRDGMVDRVENRDELDISVGGIGEKLAGSSSGRAGEERG; the protein is encoded by the coding sequence ATGACAGAAGAAAAACGCACCATTGTCCGTGTCATCGGCGTAAAAAAGACCTTTGTCATGGGCAAACAGAAGCTGGAAGCCCTGAAAGGGGTCGATCTTGAAGTGTACGCGGGTGAGTATATTTCCATCATGGGACCGTCCGGTTCGGGTAAGTCCACGCTTTTCAACATGATCGGCGGCTTGGATAAACCAACCGACGGCAAGGTGTTCATTGATGAGGTGGATATCTCCCAACTGGATGCCTACGAGCTGGCATGGCTGCGCAACCGCAAGATCGGCTACATCTTTCAGACCTTCAATCTCATTCCGGTCATGACCGCATTGGAAAACGTGACCCTGCCCATGACCTTTGCCGGGATGAACGCCGACGATGCGCAGGAGAAGGGCATCGAGCTGCTCAAACTGGTGGGGCTGGGCGAGCGCTTCCAGCACAAGCCGCTGGAGCTTTCCGGCGGTCAGCAGCAACGTGTGGCCGTAGCCCGTTCGTTGGCAAACGATCCCTCGATCATCCTGGCCGATGAGCCCACCGGCAACCTTGACCTGACAACCGGCGGCGAGATCATCGAGCTGTTGCAGATGCTCTCCAGTGAGCGCGGCGTGACAGTCATCTCCGCGACCCATGATTACAAGATGCTCAATGTTTCCGACCGGGTGGTCTGGGTACGTGATGGCATGGTCGATCGCGTGGAGAACCGCGACGAACTTGATATTTCCGTCGGTGGAATCGGAGAAAAACTCGCTGGCAGCAGCTCCGGTCGAGCTGGCGAGGAGCGTGGATAG
- a CDS encoding FtsX-like permease family protein produces the protein MQRAAAETNRKAHDRGCGASMIIRTCSWVLPLLAVLLFATPSLASPVDFIGRLAALNNRSLGSEGAAQAANMVEEEFRALFPQATIGRQSFHVPVIVQSGATLTVTDTDRTLELRQLRFNALSPGAVPPPGIDAQLLYAAKGDVADFNGMDVSGNVVLMDMDSGKNWNNAAMLGARALIFVGRGGDGGPAPRSLFESKFEPTPIDFPVFWMSRERAKSLFGTGFRDKGPQRLADVRLRSSSVWRNVSADNIYCFIKGSDPELADQVVINEAFYDSTALVAEHSPGADEAVSIATLMEVARELAANPPKRSVMLLATAGKGNAQVGMREFTWALASEGESIEERKAELEQRVLNAGRVLEILRPRNGLDTSLLDEKRISLIKGAFKSVVRNREDDLTNELMRLRLLESKSTGLDDSARQKRIQELAARRIQLKRLNWVSSTTTDFPLSEKEKAVLTEFVGDAILHQTAILQDATGQLKDVTSALELRDVIGERAIAAHVSLYLSSHGNGVGGFDKGWLHDLKPNVNRTAFFRPIDSVFKQVVTTLKPEIATLFNDTLRPGKRAWESYLPDTPELGGEPMALAGFPGLTLTTVHDVRSAWGTPYDRPGRVDFDFVSRQAQLVKELVSALTHRPIDNAGERSKNYFVTVEGRANLLRKGEIFPDRPGTYMVVLAFQWQTLNYAMVDTAGTFRIPGLANRKVSYHKAVVEAFKFDAETGLAEWAIDKPKTGKEAYRIKLKRPVQATDLILFSCTQTTLFNMLDPRTFKYLYRPTLIDGRTEAPPVSYWYSRLDTRKSSLGTLFLEPDTPIKLTLSDTVLDKKVLLLNADAKHPQGLGYIAKQWPVIPMTEYRAARDMWSLLNPRIDNLESKGIVNDRIRKLRQLGRDDLAEAEEYREARQWDKFMESSRASLAKASRVYNDVDKTQKDVLVGVLFYVALFVPFAYCMERLFFSFVDIKKRISAFLAFLVGIIGIVYVVHPAFELTYSPLVVILAFFILALSLLVSLIIFFRFEREMVDLQKRSAHVKLSGISPAAAFGAAFVLGVGNLKRRPVRTFLTFMTLVILTFTIMNFTTVKSVRQAGWAQFSDEATYTGRLLKYFNWQNVPVEALATVKTTYEGKGIVVPRAWYDIGFTADKSRAPRIPIARGDAESPARGMVGLSHLEPEVSGLDRILVKGRWFKEGERHVILLPERIADQIGADPDDPERNIVNVWGLDVKLVGVFSDTGLRDNPDLDGELITPIVFPNQAATQLSEVEAEAIENGEDVVSTQSRYQHIPGYETVIIPAETLLTLKAGKLKGIAIKPQDGFAEVSGELGDRFGMLLFRGGSTGTSLYYASDAVSYSGVANILIPLGISILIVLNTMIGSVYERKPEIAVYTSVGLAPPHVAFLFIAEALAFAVISVVVGYLLAQGSSAFLAGTPLWAGMTANYSSTAGVAAMLLVIGVVLVSAIYPAKVAAHIAIPDVNRSWTMPKAKGDELVVVLPFLIKLQEMASAGGFLREYYMAHYDVSHGAFCTDDMQCNFLDLESQELKTGLLAGIPTGSSIPDDLCFSIDLRVWLAPFDFGVRQKVKLVFCPSDVYTGFRQVRVVINREAGEVKAWESLNKNFLNDLRKQLLAWRSLDDDAVEKYALDLNAEMERSMSDDGDKDGGAA, from the coding sequence ATGCAAAGGGCGGCGGCTGAAACCAACAGAAAAGCACATGATCGAGGCTGTGGCGCTTCGATGATTATTCGTACTTGCAGTTGGGTGCTTCCGCTGCTCGCGGTGCTTCTGTTCGCCACCCCATCCCTTGCTTCTCCTGTCGATTTCATCGGACGCCTGGCCGCGCTGAATAATCGGTCTCTTGGTTCTGAGGGCGCTGCTCAAGCTGCCAATATGGTGGAAGAGGAGTTCCGCGCTCTGTTTCCCCAGGCAACCATAGGCAGGCAGTCCTTTCATGTGCCGGTGATCGTTCAGTCCGGGGCCACCCTGACCGTTACGGACACCGACCGCACATTGGAACTCCGCCAGTTGCGATTCAACGCACTGTCTCCCGGAGCCGTTCCGCCTCCCGGCATTGATGCCCAACTGCTGTATGCGGCCAAGGGGGATGTAGCGGACTTCAACGGCATGGACGTTTCCGGCAATGTGGTCCTCATGGACATGGACTCCGGCAAGAACTGGAATAATGCCGCTATGCTCGGAGCACGGGCGTTGATTTTTGTGGGGCGTGGCGGTGACGGCGGTCCTGCCCCGCGATCATTGTTCGAGTCGAAATTCGAGCCGACCCCCATTGATTTTCCCGTGTTCTGGATGTCCCGTGAGCGGGCCAAGTCCCTCTTTGGTACCGGTTTTCGCGATAAAGGCCCCCAGCGACTGGCCGATGTCCGGCTGCGTTCGTCGTCGGTCTGGCGCAATGTGTCCGCAGACAATATTTACTGCTTCATCAAAGGAAGCGACCCGGAACTTGCCGATCAGGTTGTCATCAACGAGGCGTTCTACGACTCCACCGCCCTTGTGGCCGAGCACTCGCCGGGAGCGGACGAGGCTGTATCCATCGCGACACTGATGGAAGTGGCCCGGGAACTGGCCGCCAATCCGCCCAAACGTTCTGTGATGTTGCTGGCCACGGCGGGCAAGGGCAACGCACAGGTGGGAATGCGTGAGTTCACATGGGCTCTTGCCAGCGAAGGCGAGTCCATCGAGGAGCGCAAGGCCGAGCTGGAGCAGCGGGTGCTGAATGCCGGTCGGGTGCTGGAAATTTTGCGGCCACGTAACGGGCTGGATACCTCTTTGCTGGATGAAAAGCGGATCAGCCTGATAAAAGGTGCGTTCAAGTCGGTGGTTCGCAATCGCGAAGATGATCTGACCAATGAGCTGATGCGGTTGCGCCTCCTTGAGTCCAAATCCACCGGATTGGACGATTCGGCCCGGCAGAAGCGGATACAGGAACTGGCGGCCCGACGTATTCAGCTGAAACGATTGAACTGGGTCAGCTCGACCACCACGGATTTCCCGCTTTCCGAAAAGGAAAAGGCGGTGCTCACTGAATTTGTGGGGGATGCCATCCTCCACCAGACTGCCATCCTGCAGGACGCTACCGGCCAGCTCAAGGACGTGACTTCGGCCCTTGAGCTACGCGATGTCATTGGTGAGCGGGCCATTGCTGCCCATGTTTCCCTGTATCTTTCCAGTCACGGCAATGGCGTGGGCGGTTTTGACAAAGGCTGGCTGCACGATCTCAAGCCCAACGTCAATCGGACCGCCTTTTTCCGCCCCATCGACAGTGTGTTCAAGCAGGTCGTCACCACGCTGAAGCCTGAAATCGCCACTCTTTTCAATGATACGCTGCGTCCGGGCAAGCGGGCGTGGGAGAGCTATCTGCCGGATACGCCTGAGTTGGGGGGGGAACCCATGGCTCTGGCCGGATTCCCGGGATTGACGCTGACCACGGTTCACGATGTTCGATCGGCCTGGGGTACGCCTTACGACCGTCCCGGCAGGGTGGATTTCGACTTTGTCTCCCGTCAGGCGCAGTTGGTGAAAGAACTGGTCTCGGCCCTGACTCATCGTCCCATCGACAATGCAGGGGAGCGAAGCAAAAATTATTTCGTGACTGTGGAAGGACGAGCCAACCTGTTGCGCAAGGGCGAGATTTTCCCTGACCGGCCGGGAACATACATGGTAGTCCTCGCCTTCCAGTGGCAGACACTGAACTACGCCATGGTCGATACGGCGGGTACGTTCCGTATTCCCGGGCTGGCAAACAGGAAGGTCAGCTACCACAAGGCGGTGGTCGAGGCGTTCAAGTTCGATGCTGAGACAGGATTGGCGGAATGGGCCATCGATAAGCCCAAGACCGGCAAGGAGGCTTACCGAATCAAGCTCAAGCGGCCGGTGCAGGCCACGGACCTGATACTTTTCTCCTGCACCCAGACCACGCTGTTCAACATGCTTGATCCGCGCACATTCAAGTATCTGTACCGCCCGACGCTCATCGACGGACGGACCGAAGCACCGCCGGTCAGTTACTGGTACAGCCGTCTGGATACCCGCAAATCCTCGCTTGGGACGCTTTTCCTGGAGCCGGATACGCCCATCAAGCTGACACTGTCCGATACCGTGCTCGACAAGAAGGTGCTTCTGCTCAATGCCGATGCAAAGCATCCGCAGGGGCTGGGGTATATTGCCAAGCAATGGCCGGTCATTCCCATGACCGAGTATCGGGCTGCCCGTGATATGTGGTCGCTGCTCAATCCCCGTATCGACAACCTTGAGTCCAAGGGCATTGTCAACGATCGTATCAGGAAGCTTCGCCAACTGGGGCGTGACGACCTGGCCGAGGCCGAAGAGTATCGCGAAGCCCGCCAGTGGGACAAGTTCATGGAGTCCTCCCGCGCCTCACTCGCCAAGGCCAGCCGGGTCTACAACGACGTGGACAAGACACAAAAAGACGTGCTGGTGGGCGTCCTGTTCTATGTGGCGCTGTTCGTGCCGTTTGCCTACTGCATGGAACGGCTTTTCTTCTCTTTCGTGGATATCAAGAAGCGTATTTCTGCCTTCCTTGCTTTCCTGGTTGGTATCATTGGTATCGTGTACGTGGTGCATCCCGCCTTTGAGCTGACCTATTCGCCATTAGTGGTCATATTGGCGTTCTTCATTCTGGCGCTCTCGCTCCTTGTCTCGTTGATCATCTTCTTCCGATTCGAGCGGGAGATGGTCGATCTGCAGAAGCGGTCCGCCCATGTGAAATTGTCGGGCATCAGTCCGGCTGCGGCCTTTGGAGCGGCCTTCGTGCTGGGCGTCGGCAACCTCAAGCGGCGGCCGGTGCGCACCTTCCTCACGTTCATGACGCTGGTCATCCTGACGTTCACCATCATGAACTTCACCACCGTCAAATCGGTTCGACAGGCTGGCTGGGCGCAGTTCAGCGACGAGGCGACCTACACCGGTCGGCTCCTGAAATATTTCAACTGGCAGAATGTGCCGGTAGAGGCGCTGGCAACGGTCAAAACCACCTATGAAGGCAAGGGAATCGTTGTTCCCCGCGCCTGGTATGACATCGGCTTTACCGCCGACAAATCCCGCGCACCGCGTATCCCCATTGCCCGTGGAGATGCCGAGAGTCCGGCACGAGGCATGGTGGGACTGTCGCACCTCGAACCTGAAGTCTCGGGCCTTGACCGGATTCTGGTCAAAGGTCGCTGGTTCAAGGAAGGGGAGCGTCATGTCATCCTTCTGCCCGAACGTATAGCCGACCAGATAGGTGCTGATCCTGATGATCCCGAGCGAAATATCGTCAATGTCTGGGGTCTGGACGTCAAACTGGTCGGTGTGTTCAGTGACACCGGTCTGCGCGATAATCCTGATCTGGACGGCGAGTTGATCACGCCCATCGTGTTCCCCAATCAGGCCGCCACGCAGCTTTCCGAGGTCGAGGCCGAAGCCATCGAAAATGGCGAGGATGTGGTTTCCACCCAGTCCAGGTACCAGCATATCCCCGGGTACGAGACGGTCATCATCCCGGCCGAGACCCTACTTACCCTCAAGGCGGGTAAGCTCAAGGGCATCGCAATCAAACCGCAGGACGGCTTTGCCGAGGTCTCCGGTGAATTGGGAGATCGTTTCGGCATGCTGCTCTTCCGCGGCGGGTCCACGGGAACCTCACTCTACTACGCTTCCGATGCCGTCAGTTACTCCGGCGTTGCCAATATTTTGATACCACTGGGGATTTCCATCCTGATCGTGCTGAATACCATGATTGGCTCGGTGTATGAGCGCAAACCTGAAATCGCGGTCTATACTTCGGTCGGACTGGCTCCGCCCCATGTGGCGTTCCTGTTCATTGCCGAGGCCCTGGCCTTTGCGGTCATTTCCGTGGTTGTGGGTTATCTGCTCGCCCAGGGATCGTCGGCGTTTCTGGCCGGGACTCCCTTGTGGGCAGGCATGACAGCCAACTATTCCTCTACGGCAGGTGTTGCCGCCATGCTGCTGGTCATTGGCGTGGTGCTCGTATCCGCCATTTATCCGGCCAAGGTCGCGGCCCATATAGCGATTCCCGATGTGAACAGGTCCTGGACCATGCCCAAGGCCAAAGGCGACGAGCTGGTCGTGGTGCTGCCCTTCCTGATCAAATTGCAGGAAATGGCATCGGCCGGCGGGTTCCTGCGTGAATACTACATGGCGCACTATGATGTTTCCCACGGCGCATTCTGCACCGACGACATGCAGTGCAACTTCCTTGATCTGGAATCTCAGGAGCTCAAGACCGGGCTGTTGGCTGGCATCCCGACCGGCAGCTCCATCCCGGATGATCTCTGCTTTTCCATCGACCTGCGGGTCTGGCTCGCTCCGTTTGATTTCGGGGTGCGGCAAAAGGTCAAGCTCGTGTTCTGCCCATCGGATGTCTACACCGGATTTCGGCAGGTGCGCGTGGTCATCAACCGTGAGGCGGGTGAGGTGAAAGCATGGGAATCCTTGAACAAGAACTTTCTCAATGATCTTCGCAAGCAGCTTCTGGCGTGGCGTTCTCTTGATGACGACGCCGTGGAGAAATATGCGCTTGATCTGAACGCTGAAATGGAACGATCCATGTCTGATGACGGCGACAAAGACGGAGGGGCGGCATGA
- a CDS encoding DUF6785 family protein, translating into MNGRLRLRALLTGLVLGLFLCVYTPYNNAVLHNTPMGGGHFPLAPFFIVAWLFVFDALISRLTRRPPIYSGVELLVVWLMMVLFTAISWAGLTETFFVNITAPERYAKDAYRWTEVLGPLLPEAWFPRSAEAVSTFFQGIKGGRDMGVMEVLSGIHWDVWLPVLSIWALFFLGAYFVMLCLMVLFGRQWVVNERVHFPLVRVPMLMGEALDQKQFTSWWSNRYLLIGLVFTGFLHLVNGLHFYYPSVPEMPTLILAGSYFPKFGLFSGFHKLKLYFIPAFVGFAFLTTRQISFSMWVFYLLGGLLFGVLYVLGWQLPEAALGTTLGPDLARPEGAQTIGSYLIFFVFLVWLARHHLKETLTCFLRPSCRSGEGEHKGKFDKVPRQWVTPIWPLWGLLIGLVFMSGWCWFFGLPLVASLLLPLMFMIFMLVVSRIVCQGGLPYFTMTAAPSDALMGMFGTSFFGSAGIAATAVMQKVLFLDVREAVAPTLFHGSKIRQESNRRSLVLVAIGISLVLALATAFVTMLYLGHKYGLRELGLEWATQTVLANYENAQRLVDQPVGPNYWTITYAGAGALVMGLLIFCYYKFPWWPLHPLGYLVAYSAGMKILWFPFFLGWLCNHLVLHYGGTSLFNRVRYLFVGLILGDFLMGGVYGFIGLFSSQSYNVFPL; encoded by the coding sequence ATGAACGGACGACTCCGCCTGAGAGCATTACTGACAGGGCTTGTGTTGGGCCTGTTCCTGTGCGTGTACACGCCATACAACAACGCGGTGCTGCACAATACCCCCATGGGTGGCGGGCATTTCCCGTTGGCGCCGTTCTTCATCGTGGCGTGGCTGTTCGTCTTTGATGCGTTGATTTCACGGCTGACGCGCCGTCCGCCTATCTATTCCGGTGTGGAGCTGCTCGTTGTCTGGCTGATGATGGTCCTGTTTACGGCCATAAGTTGGGCCGGACTGACCGAGACTTTTTTTGTCAATATCACCGCGCCCGAGCGCTACGCCAAGGATGCCTACCGCTGGACCGAAGTCCTCGGCCCTCTGCTTCCGGAGGCGTGGTTTCCGCGCTCGGCAGAGGCGGTCAGTACGTTTTTCCAGGGGATCAAGGGCGGCAGAGACATGGGCGTCATGGAAGTGCTGTCCGGTATCCACTGGGATGTCTGGCTGCCGGTCCTTTCCATATGGGCGCTGTTCTTCCTCGGTGCCTATTTCGTGATGCTCTGCCTGATGGTGCTGTTCGGGCGTCAGTGGGTGGTCAACGAACGCGTTCATTTCCCGCTGGTACGTGTACCCATGCTCATGGGTGAAGCGCTGGACCAGAAGCAGTTCACCTCATGGTGGAGCAACCGGTACCTGCTCATCGGGCTGGTCTTCACCGGATTCCTGCATCTCGTCAACGGGCTTCATTTCTACTATCCGTCGGTGCCGGAGATGCCCACGCTGATTCTGGCAGGCAGCTATTTCCCGAAGTTCGGGCTGTTCTCCGGCTTCCATAAGCTCAAATTGTATTTCATCCCGGCCTTTGTCGGGTTCGCCTTCCTGACCACACGGCAGATATCCTTTTCCATGTGGGTGTTCTATCTGCTGGGCGGCCTGCTGTTCGGCGTGCTTTACGTGCTCGGCTGGCAACTTCCCGAAGCAGCCCTTGGTACGACCCTGGGGCCTGATCTGGCCCGGCCGGAAGGGGCGCAGACAATCGGTTCCTACCTGATCTTCTTCGTTTTCCTTGTCTGGCTTGCCCGCCATCACCTCAAGGAAACACTGACATGCTTCCTCCGTCCTTCCTGCCGGAGCGGCGAGGGCGAGCACAAAGGGAAGTTCGACAAGGTTCCCAGACAATGGGTCACGCCCATCTGGCCGTTGTGGGGCTTGCTCATCGGACTGGTATTCATGTCCGGCTGGTGCTGGTTCTTCGGACTGCCGCTGGTGGCCTCCCTGTTGTTGCCGCTCATGTTCATGATTTTCATGCTCGTGGTCAGTCGAATCGTCTGTCAGGGCGGACTGCCGTATTTCACCATGACCGCTGCCCCTTCCGACGCATTGATGGGCATGTTCGGCACATCCTTTTTCGGCTCGGCAGGCATAGCTGCCACCGCAGTCATGCAGAAGGTGCTTTTCCTGGATGTGCGTGAAGCCGTGGCCCCGACGCTGTTCCATGGTTCCAAGATTCGGCAGGAAAGTAACCGGCGCAGTCTGGTTCTGGTTGCCATCGGCATATCGCTGGTGCTGGCGCTGGCCACGGCTTTTGTGACCATGCTCTATCTCGGCCACAAATACGGGCTGCGGGAGCTTGGGCTGGAATGGGCCACGCAGACCGTGCTCGCCAACTACGAGAACGCCCAGCGACTGGTTGATCAGCCGGTCGGCCCCAATTACTGGACCATAACCTATGCCGGTGCCGGTGCACTGGTCATGGGACTGTTGATATTTTGCTACTACAAGTTCCCCTGGTGGCCACTGCATCCCCTTGGCTATCTGGTGGCCTACTCCGCTGGAATGAAAATCCTCTGGTTCCCCTTCTTTCTGGGGTGGCTGTGCAACCATCTGGTGCTCCACTACGGCGGTACCAGCCTGTTCAACCGCGTACGCTATCTCTTTGTCGGGCTGATCCTCGGGGACTTCCTCATGGGCGGCGTGTATGGATTTATCGGGTTGTTCAGCAGCCAGAGCTACAATGTGTTCCCGCTGTAG